CTCTCGCGATATGTTCCGATTTTTTCATCAGTTATATCTAAAGCGTACTGCTGATATCGAAGTTGTCTTTAAAATGGTAAAAGACTTGGATGAATTTTTAAATGAGCATTACTTGACCAACCAAGAATGGAACCAAGTCAATATTTTAGAGCTGCGTCAAGATTGTTATGTCATTCAATTACAGGCCTACATCAATGCTAATGATGTAATGGAATTTTATGATAAGCAAAACGTAGTATTCGTTGATGTATTAACTCAAGTGAAAAAATATAAAGTCGAACACGCATTGCCAACGCAGCAATTGATCGTTAACCAAGCTGAGCTTGAACAGCATATGGAAAACGATATTGAAAATAGTGATGATGGAAAAAATAATAGTGAAAACAGCGATAGTCAAAATAATACAGCTGAACTATTAGCAGATTCAGAAAATGGAAGTAATACCAGTACGGATACGGATGGCAAGCAAGATAATGCTGTTGATTTAAACAAAGATGTCGACAGTACTAAAAAGGATAAAGCAGCTAATAAGAAACAAGAAAGAATTAGAAAGGCTGATGGAAAAAAATCCCATAAAGGGAGTAATTATGCTTTAGCAAAACGTAAGTTCAGGCACGCCAAAAAGAACTTCAGCCTTTCTATATGGAATCAGCCTTAGAGGGTCATTTAAGGAAGTCACTTAACGTTTTGTTAGTTATGCGTTTATAAAGGCACTGCAGTTTTCTTACGTAAGAGGCCGTAGTGCGCCCATAGTAGTAAACTTGCGGCGCTAAGATGCGGTGACCATACTTCGATCAGAATTTTCAATTGTTTTGGGGTTGGACGTTCTGTGAGATCTAACAACTGCATTGCTGCAACTTTAATCGCCAAATCATCGACTGCAAGCACATCTGCTCGTTTCAAAGAAAACAATAAATACATCTCAGCAGTCCAACGTCCGATGCCCGTAACAGCGGTTAAGGTTTTAGTCACGTCCTCATTCGTCATAGTTTCCAATGCTACAAAATCTATATCATGATCTACTAAAGATCGAGTATAACGAATTTTCTGTTTAGATAAACCTTGTGTCCGTAAGGTCTCGTCTGTTGCCTCAGTAATCGCTTGTGGATTGGTCAAATCAGCATCAACCAAGCGTTGCCAAATACTTGCAGCAGCTGCCACAGATAACTGTTGACCGACCATCGCTCTCATCAATTGTTTAAACCCACCTGCATTGTGCCTAAGGCTAGGCACACCAACTTGCTCATAGACAAGCGCAAATCTTGGTTCAATGGCAATTAATTTAATGATGTGTTCTTCTAGCTCTTGAGGGCTCTCAATAATCTGTGTGCTCATAATGGATTCACTCTAATAAAAAACGTGCCTAAAAATAGTCTAGATGTTTATCTAAAGCTTGCTGTTAAAGAAATATAGGATTTATTTATACAAAAAAGGACTGCCATTTGCAGTCCTTTTCATCTCTTTTACTGATCTAACACTAAAAGCTATTCGCCATCTGTTTTAGATTTTTTGAGTAGTACCAGTACTGCACCGTTACCGCCATCTTTTGGCGGGGCAGAGCAAAAAGCTAATACTTCTGGTAACTGACGTAGCCAACCATTTACACAGGTTTTCAGAATAGCTTCGCTACCTTTGCCATGGACAATTTTTACCATAGTCTCATTGTTCTGCTTGGCTTGGCTTAGCAATTGAGTCATAGCAACACGTGCTTCCTCAATAGTACAGCCATGAATATCTACGGCGTCATACCAACGTAGCTTGCCTTGTTTCAGCTGAGTAAAGATCTTATTTTGCAGCGTAGGCTGTTTATATGATAAGTAAGCTTCAGCTGCCACAGGGTTAAGTAGCGCTTGCATATCTGATAAACCTGCATCCAAATCGCTACTTTCACCACCTTGAGCAGCTGCACGTTTTGAGAGAGTAGCTGCATCAGGTTTGCGTGCTTTTGATGCGTTGGCTGGTGAACGAACGTTCTTATCATCAAGTTGATTTACGCCGTGCATCGCTTGCATAAACAGAACTTTATCATCATCGATATGTTCACTGTCTAACTGTTTGACTGTTTTCTTTACTTGCTTTTGGGTTAGCAATGAAACAGGTTCTGTTGGCTTTTGATCTACGCCATCAGGTGAAGTAGTATCATGACCTTTGCTCAGTTGCCCTTTGAGCTCTTTGAGCTGATCTTGCATTTCTTTTGAAAATAGAGAGTTTGCCATAAAAGTTAACGTATCGTTGGTTAATGAATGAGTGATTTGTTTATTAGCCCTTTAAAAGCTATCTAATCTTAAATTAAGCTATTTCAGTTACTTTACTCGTCTGCTGCGACGCCCGCAAGTAAGGATTGTAACGCTTGTCCAGGGTGATCGGTCTTCATGAACTGCTCACCAATTAAAAAATGCTGAATATCGTGGTCTAACATCAAACGAATATCATCGCTACTATGAATACCACTTTCGGTAACGATAAGTGGTTTCTGCGCTGTACTATCAGCGTCAGTAGCCAAAGCTTCGATTAAAATATTTTTTAAATCGAGAGTAGTTTGCAAATTGACATCGAAAGTATTTAAATCACGATTATTAATGCCGTAAATATTGTGCTCTGAACGTGGCAGCTGGAGTGCGCGCTCAAGCTCAGCTTTGGTATGTACTTCAATCAATACATCCATACCTAATTCGATACTCAGCGCATGTAGCTCTTGTAACTGGGTATCGTCAAGGCAAGCCATGATTAACAGAACACAATCTGCACCCATCAAATAAGATTGATAAATTTGATAAACATCAATCATAAAATCTTTGCGCAATATAGGCAGGCTTGTAGCGTTAGAAGCTTGGATAAGATAGCTGTCATCACCCTGAAAATAATCACGATCAGTCAATACAGATAAGCAACTGGCACCAGCTTGCTCATATTGCTGAGCAAACAAAGCGGGCGCAAAGTTATGATTAATGATGCCCTTAGATGGTGATGCTTTTTTAATTTCAGCGATGATGCCGATACCGTTGTTTTTGTTACTGGCAGCTCGTAGGGCTGCTGCAAAGCCACGGCGTGATTTATTATCAGCGGCTACTTTTGCTTGGAGATTTTCAAGAGATAGCGCCTCACGAGCCGCTTTTACCTCGATCTGCTTAGTCGCGACAATACGCTGTAACACTGAGGGAATATCTGTATTGGTTGTGGTCATACTGTTATCCGAATATCGTTGAATGTAAATACACAGTGATTGCTAGGTTTGTATCTTTTAACAATGTTGTATAAGTTAAGCATTAGCTATTAGCTGCTGTGTATACTTGGCTAATGATTCAAGCTTAGTCAAAGCATCGCCATTTTGAATAACTTTTTGCGCTCGGCTCACACCATTCGAGTAGTTGCTGGCAAGTCCTGCGGTGTATATCGCCGCTCCTGCATTTAGTGCAATCATATCACGCGCTTTGAGCACAGCACGATCATGGGTGTCCTCACCCGATAAAGCAGCGCGTATCAGCTCAAGACTTTGCTCAGGAGAGTCGACATCGAGACCGATAAGGGTTTGTGATTCGATGCCAGCATCTTCTGGCATCATCTCATAGACTGATATTTCACCGTCTTTTAACTCAGCGACCGTGGTCGAAGTTGCAAGGCTGATTTCATCCAAACCGTCTTTTGCGCCGACAACCATGACATGACGTGCGCCTAAATTTTTCATGACTTTAGC
The nucleotide sequence above comes from Psychrobacter sp. P2G3. Encoded proteins:
- the trpC gene encoding indole-3-glycerol phosphate synthase TrpC; this translates as MTTTNTDIPSVLQRIVATKQIEVKAAREALSLENLQAKVAADNKSRRGFAAALRAASNKNNGIGIIAEIKKASPSKGIINHNFAPALFAQQYEQAGASCLSVLTDRDYFQGDDSYLIQASNATSLPILRKDFMIDVYQIYQSYLMGADCVLLIMACLDDTQLQELHALSIELGMDVLIEVHTKAELERALQLPRSEHNIYGINNRDLNTFDVNLQTTLDLKNILIEALATDADSTAQKPLIVTESGIHSSDDIRLMLDHDIQHFLIGEQFMKTDHPGQALQSLLAGVAADE
- a CDS encoding DNA-3-methyladenine glycosylase yields the protein MSTQIIESPQELEEHIIKLIAIEPRFALVYEQVGVPSLRHNAGGFKQLMRAMVGQQLSVAAAASIWQRLVDADLTNPQAITEATDETLRTQGLSKQKIRYTRSLVDHDIDFVALETMTNEDVTKTLTAVTGIGRWTAEMYLLFSLKRADVLAVDDLAIKVAAMQLLDLTERPTPKQLKILIEVWSPHLSAASLLLWAHYGLLRKKTAVPL
- a CDS encoding Smr/MutS family protein, translated to MANSLFSKEMQDQLKELKGQLSKGHDTTSPDGVDQKPTEPVSLLTQKQVKKTVKQLDSEHIDDDKVLFMQAMHGVNQLDDKNVRSPANASKARKPDAATLSKRAAAQGGESSDLDAGLSDMQALLNPVAAEAYLSYKQPTLQNKIFTQLKQGKLRWYDAVDIHGCTIEEARVAMTQLLSQAKQNNETMVKIVHGKGSEAILKTCVNGWLRQLPEVLAFCSAPPKDGGNGAVLVLLKKSKTDGE